One window of the Camelina sativa cultivar DH55 chromosome 1, Cs, whole genome shotgun sequence genome contains the following:
- the LOC104776039 gene encoding rRNA biogenesis protein RRP5 isoform X1, with the protein MGVPSKKIANGKRHDSTKSFKPTKKPFKKTKDDLAARSEAALQLEDVPDFPRGGGSSLSRKEREKIYEEVDAEFDADERVSKKSKGGKPKKKKIPNDSDDLGLLFGGLTGKRPRYANKITTKNISPGMKLLGLVTEVNQKDIVISLPGGLRGLVRASEASDFTDLGIEDDENELLEDIFSVGQLVPCIVLQLDDDTKEAGKRKIWLSLRLSLLHKGFSFDSFQLGMVFSANVKSVEDHGYILHFGLPSITGFIEICEDGNQKSGMKTGQLIQGVVTKIDRERKIVRLNSDPDSVAKCLTKDLNGMSFDLLIPGMMINARVQSVLENGILFDFLTYFNGTVDLFHLKNPLSNKSWKDEYSQNKTVNARILFIDPSSRAVGLTLNPYLVCNKAPPLHVSSGGIFDEAKVVRIDKSGLLLELPSKPASTPAYVSTYDAAGDEVKKLEKKYKEGNHIRVRILGLKQMEGLAIGTLKESAFEGPVFSHSDVKPGMVTKAKVISVDSFGAIVQFPGGLKAMCPLRHMSEFEVTKPRKKFKVGAELVFRVLGCKSKRITVTYKKTLVKSKLPILGSYTDATEGLVTHGWITKIEKHGCFVRFYNGVQGFVPRFELGLEPGSDPDSVFHVGEVVKCRVTSAAHGSRRITLSLMIKPASVSEDDSIKLGSIVSGIIDSITSQAVIIRVKSKGVLKGTISAEQLADHHEQAQLMKSLLRPGYELDKLLVLDIEGNNLALSSKYSLIKLAEELPSDFNQLQPNSVVHGYVCNLIENGCFVRFLGRLTGFAPRSKAIDEPRADLSESFFVGQSVRANIVDVNQEKSRITLSLKQSSCASVDASFVQEYFVMDEKISDLQSSDITKSECSWVEKFSIGGLMKGTIQEQNDLGVVVNFENINNVLGFIPQHHMGGATLVPGSVVNAVVLDLSRAERLVDLSLRPELINNLNKEVSNSQSKKKRKRGISKELEVHQRVSAVVEIVKEQYLVLSIPEHDYTIGYASVSDYNTQKLPVKQFSTGQSVVASVEALQNPSSSGRLLLLLDSVSGTSETSRSKKAKKKSSCEVGSVVHAEITEIKPFELRVNFGHSFRGRIHITEVNDVSTSEEPFAKFRVGQSMSARVVAKPCHTDIKKSQLWELSVKPAMLRDSSELKDIQESEQLEFSAGQCVSGYVYKVDKEWVWLAISRNVTARLFILDTASEAHELEEFERRFPIGKAVSGYVLTYNKEKKSLRLVQRPLPDIHKSIANGVGSKMDKLDSSIPGDDGTLFIHEGDILGGRISKILPGVGGIRVQIGPYVFGRVHFTEINDSWVPNPLDGFREGQFVKCKVLEISSSSKGTWQIELSLRKSLDGMSSDHLSEDCSNNDNVCKRFERIEDLSPDMGVQGYVKNTMSKGCFIILSRTVEAKVLLSNLCDTFVKDPEKEFPVGKLVTGRVLNVEPLSKRIEVTLKTVNAGGQPKSESYDLKKLHVGDMISGRIKRVEPYGLFITIGQTGMDGLCHKTQLSDDVIKNMQARYKAGESVTAKILKLDEEKQRISLSMKSSYLISGDDVDAQPPSEENANKTSMECDPINDPNSEVLAAVGDSGFQETSGGKHSGTSVVLAQVESRASIPPLEVDLDDIEETDIDNGQNHGKLQGADKDEKSKRREKQKVREEREKKIQAAEGRLLENHAPESADEFEKLVRSSPNSSFVWIKYMAFMLSLADIEKARSIAERALKTINIREEEERLNIWVAYFNLENEHGSPPEEAVKKVFERARQYCDPKKVYLALLGVYERTEQHKLADKLLDEMIKKFKQSCKIWSRKIQSSLKQNEEGIQSVVNRALLCLPRHKHIKFISQTAILEFKCGVADRGRSLFEGVLREYPKRTDLWSVYLDQEIRLGEVDVIRSLFERAISLSLPPKKMKFLFKKYLEYEKSVCDEERVEYVKQRAMEYADSTLA; encoded by the exons ATGGGAGTACCGTCGAAGAAAATTGCCAATGGAAAACGTCACGATTCTACAAAGTCCTTTAAACCAACGAAGAAACCGTTTAAGAAGACGAAGGACGATTTAGCTGCTAGGTCTGAAGCCGCTCTACAGCTCGAAGATGTTCCTGACTTCCCTCGAG GTGGAGGTAGTTCTCTGAGTAGAAAAGAGCGTGAGAAAATTTATGAAGAAGTGGATGCTGAGTTTGACGCTGATGAGCGTGTTTCTAAGAAGAGCAAAGGGGGAAAgcctaaaaaaaagaaaatccctAACGATTCAGACGATTTGGGATTGCTTTTTGGCGGCCTTACTGGCAAAAGGCCAAGATATGCCAATAAGATTACCACTAAG AATATTTCCCCTGGAATGAAGCTTTTGGGACTTGTGACTGAAGTAAACCAGAAGGATATTGTAATTAGTCTTCCTGGAGGATTACGTGGATTAGTTCGCGCAAGTGAGGCGTCAGATTTTACAGATCTTGGGATTGAG GACGATGAAAATGAactccttgaagacattttttcAGTGGGTCAGCTTGTTCCCTGCATTGTATTGCAATTAGATGATGATACGAAGGAGGCgggcaaaagaaaaatatggctTTCATTGCGACTTTCTTTATTGCACAAGGGATTCAGTTTTGATTCTTTTCAACTAGGGATG GTTTTCTCTGCCAATGTGAAAAGCGTCGAAGACCATGGTTATATACTTCACTTTGGATTACCTTCTATCACAGGATTTATCGAAATATGCGAAGATG GAAACCAGAAGTCAGGAATGAAGACTGGGCAGCTTATTCAGGGTGTGGTTACAAAGATCGATAGAGAACGTAAAATTGTTCGTCTTAATTCTGACCCCGATTCAGTGGCAAAGTGTCTG ACCAAGGATCTTAATGGCATGTCCTTTGATCTTCTCATCCCCGGCATGATGATTAATGCTCGTGTGCAATCAGTTCTTGAGAATGGGATACTGTTCGATTTTCTTACTTACTTTAACGGAACG GTTGATCTCTTCCATCTAAAAAATCCATTGTCTAACAAAAGCTGGAAGGATGAGTATAGTCAGAATAAGACG GTTAATGCTAGAATATTGTTTATTGATCCATCATCTAGAGCTGTTGGTTTAACATTGAACCCTTATCTTGTTTGTAACAAGGCTCCTCCGTTG CATGTTTCTAGCGGCGGCATATTCGACGAAGCAAAAGTAGTTCGTATTGATAAATCAGGCCTTCTTCTGGAACTTCCTTCTAAGCCTGCATCAACTCCAGCATACGTTAGC ACATATGATGCCGCAGGAGATGAAGTAAAGAAACTGGAAAAGAAGTATAAGGAAGGAAATCACATCCGTGTTCGAATACTCGGCCTTAAGCAGATGGAGGGGTTGGCCATAGGGACTCTAAAG GAAAGCGCCTTTGAAGGTCCAGTTTTCTCCCACTCAGATGTCAAGCCTGGTATGGTGACAAAGGCCAAAGTCATATCTGTTGATTCATTTGGTGCCATTGTGCAATTTCCCGGTGGTCTCAAAGCGATGTGCCCACTTCGGCATATGTCTGAGTTTGAAGTTACGAAGCCGAGGAAAAAATTCAAG GTTGGAGCTGAATTAGTATTCCGTGTGCTTGGCTGCAAGTCAAAGAGAATAACTGTTACCTACAAAAAAACTCTT GTGAAGTCGAAACTTCCAATTTTGGGTTCTTACACTGATGCAACTGAAGGTCTAGTGACGCATGGCTGGATAACAAAGATTGAAAAGCATGGATGCTTTGTTCGCTTTTATAATGGAGTGCAAGGATTTGTTCCCAG ATTTGAACTTGGTTTAGAGCCTGGAAGTGATCCAGATTCCGTGTTTCATGTCGGAGAGGTTGTCAAATGTAGAGTAACCAGTGCGGCTCATGGTTCTCGAAGGATCACCCTTAGTTTGATGATAAAGCCAGCAag TGTTTCTGAAGACGATTCAATCAAGTTAGGTAGCATTGTATCTGGGATAATTGATAGTATAACTAGTCAGGCAGTCATTATCCGTGTTAAATCCAAAGGAGTTCTCAAGGGTACAATTTCTGCTGAACAATTAGCTGATCATCATG AGCAAGCACAATTAATGAAGTCACTTTTAAGACCTGGATATGAGCTTGATAAGCTGCTGGTACTAg ACATTGAAGGCAACAACTTGGCCCTCTCTTCAAAATATTCTCTTATTAAGTTAGCTGAAGAGCTTCCTTCGGATTTTAATCAGCTCCAGCCAAACTCAGTGGTTCAT GGTTATGTTTGTAACTTGATTGAAAATGGCTGCTTTGTCCGTTTTCTTGGTCGTCTGACTGGTTTCGCCCCAAGAAGCAAG gcAATTGACGAACCCAGGGCAGATCTGTCAGAATCCTTCTTTGTTGGACAATCGGTTCGGGCTAATATAGTTGAT GTCAATCAAGAAAAAAGTAGGATAACTCTTTCATTGAAACAGTCATCTTGCGCATCTGTAGATGCTTCTTTTGTCCAAGAATACTTCGTCATGGATGAGAAG ATATCAGACCTGCAGTCATCTGATATTACTAAAAGTGAGTGTAGCTGGGTTGAGAAATTCTCCATTGGGGGTTTGATGAAGGGAACCATACAGGAACAAAATGATCTGGGTGTGGTGgtgaattttgaaaatattaataacgTCCTTGGTTTTATACCTCAGCATCATA TGGGTGGAGCTACTTTGGTACCCGGTTCTGTTGTCAATGCAGTTGTTCTTGATCTTTCTAGGGCAGAGAGACTAGTCGATTTGTCTTTGAGGCCTGAGCTCATAAACAACTTAAATAAGGAGGTCTCCAACAGTCAATCAAAAAAG AAACGTAAAAGAGGAATCTCCAAGGAACTTGAAGTCCACCAGAGGGTCAGTGCTGTTGTAGAGATTGTGAAGGAGCAATACTTG GTTTTGTCGATTCCAGAGCATGATTACACTATAGGATATGCATCAGTATCAGACTATAACACACAGAAGTTGCCAGTGAAACAATTTTCCACTGGACAAAG TGTTGTTGCTTCTGTTGAGGCTCTGCAAAACCCTTCATCCTCCGGGAGGTTGCTTTTACTTCTTGACTCTGTTTCCGGGACTTCTGAGACTTCCCGTTCTaagaaggcaaagaagaaatCCAGCTGTGAAGTTGGTTCTGTTGTCCACGCCGAG ATTACTGAAATAAAGCCTTTTGAACTTAGAGTAAACTTTGGCCACAGTTTCCGAGGAAGAATCCATATAACTGAG GTAAATGATGTTAGTACAAGTGAAGAACCTTTTGCCAAATTCAGAGTCGGGCAATCAATGTCTGCAAGGGTTGTTGCAAAACCGTGTCATACTGATATTAAAAAGAGTCAACTTTGGGAGCTCTCTGTAAAGCCTGCAATGCTTAGAG ATTCCAGTGAGTTGAAAGATATACAAGAGAGTGAACAACTTGAGTTTTCTGCTGGACAATGTGTCAGTGGATATGTCTACAAAGTGGATAAGGAATGGGTTTGGTTAGCAATATCTCGCAACGTGACGGCACGCTTGTTCATTTTAGACACTGCATCCGAAGCTCATGAACTTGAGGAGTTTGAAAGGCGTTTTCCGATTGGTAAAGCTGTTTCAG GTTATGTTTTGACGtacaataaagagaaaaaatcattaCGGTTGGTTCAGCGTCCACTACCTGATATCCACAAAAGCATCGCCAATGGTGTAGGCAGCAAAATGGATAAACTAGACAGTAGCATTCCTGGTGATGATGGTACTCTTTTTATTCATGAAGGAGACATTCTGGGTGGAAGAATTTCTAAGATACTTCCTGGTGTTGGTGGAATTCGTGTGCAAATAGGTCCTTATGTATTTGGGAGAGTTCATTTTACTGAAATCAATGATTCATGGGTCCCCAATCCATTAGATGGTTTCCGTGAAGGCCAGTTTGTGAAATGCAAGGTCTTAGAAATCAGCAGTTCTAGTAAAGGGACTTGGCAAATTGAACTCTCATTACGGAAATCACTAGATGGCATGAGTTCTGATCATCTCTCAGAAGATTGTAGTAataa TGACAATGTTTGCAAGCGTTTCGAGAGGATTGAAGATCTTTCTCCTGATATGGGCGTCCAG GGTTATGTCAAAAATACAATGTCGAAAGGTTGTTTTATTATACTTTCAAGGACAGTCGAGGCAAAAGTTCTACTTTCCAATCTATGTGATACTTTTGTTAAGGATCCCGAAAAGGAATTCCCAGTAGGAAAACTTGTAACTGGCAG GGTTTTAAATGTGGAGCCTTTATCTAAGCGGATAGAAGTCACTTTGAAGACAGTAAATGCTGGTGGGCAGCCAAAATCTGAGTCTTATGACTTGAAGAAACTCCATGTTGGAGATATGATTTCTGGGAGAATCAAACGTGTGGAGCCCTATGGCTTATTCATTACCATAGGTCAAACTGGCATG gatggattatgtcacaaaacacagcTTTCCGATGATGTTATCAAGAATATGCAAGCTAGATATAAGGCCGGAGAGAGCGTCACCGCAAAAATTTTGAAG CTTGACGAGGAAAAGCAACGTATATCGCTCAGCATGAAGAGTTCTTATCTTATTAGTGGTGATGATGTCGACGCACAGCCACCTTCTGAAGAGAATGCTAATAAAACAAGCATGGAATGTGATCCAATCAATGATCCGAACTCAGAAGTACTTGCAGCAGTCGGTGATTCTGGGTTCCAGGAAACAAGCGGTGGAAAACATAGTGGAACCTCTGTGGTTCTTGCTCAAGTAGAGTCAAGGGCTTCTATCCCTCCGCTTGAGGTTGACCTTGATGACATTGAGGAGACGGACATTGACAACGGTCAGAATCATGGAAAACTACAGGGAGCTGATAAAGATGAAAAGAGCAAGAGAAGGGAAAAGCAAAAAGTCAGGGAGGAAAG agagaaaaaaatacaagCTGCTGAAGGAAGATTGCTGGAGAATCATGCACCTGAGAGTGCTGATGAGTTTGAGAAATTGGTTAGAAGCTCTCCAAACAGCAGCTTTGTCTGGATAAAATATATGGCGTTCATGCTCAGCTTGGCTGATATTGAGAAAGCCAGGTCAATTGCTGAGAG GGCTTTAAAGACTATAAATATccgtgaggaagaagaaaggctAAACATATGGGTTGCTTACTTCAATTTGGAAAATGAACATGGAAGTCCTCCAGAG GAAGCTGTTAAGAAAGTGTTTGAGAGGGCCCGTCAATACTGTGACCCAAAAAAAGTTTACCTTGCACTCTTGGGCGTGTATGAGAGAACAGAGCAACATAAATTGGCTGATAAGCTGCTTGATGAGATGATTAAGAAGTTCAAGCAATCTTGCAAG atttggTCAAGGAAAATACAAAGTTCTCTAAAACAAAACGAGGAAGGCATTCAATCCGTTGTGAATCGTGCCTTGCTATGTCTTCCACGCCATAAGCACATTAAGTTCATATCACAGACTGCTATCCTTGAGTTCAAATGTGGAGTTGCGGATAGAGGGAGATCACTATTTGAAGGCGTTCTTAGGGAATACCCGAAAAGAACAGACTTGTGGAGTGTATATCTGGACCAA GAGATCCGGCTGGGAGAAGTGGATGTAATTAGATCTTTATTCGAGAGAGCCATTAGCTTGAGCTTGCCTCCTAAGAAGATGAAG TTCTTGTTCAAGAAGTACTTGGAATATGAGAAATCTGTTTGTGACGAGGAGAGAGTGGAATACGTGAAACAGAGGGCGATGGAGTATGCAGACAGTACCTTGGCCTGA